The genomic segment CGAGTCTAAGGATGTTAATGTAACTTTTCCGGAAGATTATCATGAGAAAAAAATGGCTGGAAAAGATGTTACGTTCAACGTGACATTAAAAGGGCTCAAAGAACAAAAATTACCTGAAATAGATGAAAACTTTATAAAAAATTTCGACAAGTACAATACTCTGGAAGACTTAAAGAATGATGTTAAAAAATCAATGGAGGATCAGTGTAAGCGCCAGAGCGACGCGGAGTTAAGAGATAAGATAACAGAAGCCATTGTAAAAGCCAATGAGTTTGAAGCGCCGCCGTCATTGGTAGAGCGCCAGATTTTCTATATGATAAGTGACACGCAAAAAAGAATGAAATCTGCCGGGATGGATGAAAAAAACGCAATGGAATTGAGCTTCCGTATGCATGACCAATTTAAACAGGATGCGGAAAAAACGGTCAAATCTTTTCTGCTTCTCAAAAAGATAGCCGAAAAAGAAGCCATTTCGGTGTCTGATAATGATCTTGACAATCATTTCAGGGAATTAGCTGAAATACATCATACGGATTATGAAGTCGTTAAAAGCGCTTATGATAACGAAGAGAGAATGAATTCTCTGAAATCGGAAATTATTCAGAAAAAGGTATTTGACTTTATTGAGCAGCGGGCCAATATTAAAGCAGTCGAGAAAATCGGAATGGCGCAGGAGGCTGTTTAATGAATTTAATACCCATGGTGGTAGAACAGGATGGGCGAGG from the Deltaproteobacteria bacterium HGW-Deltaproteobacteria-6 genome contains:
- the tig gene encoding trigger factor, with the protein product MSELSVKLEDISQVKKKMSFEVPWAFVKDELENVYRDIGKKAKIKGFRPGKIPRKVLENYFKADAEGEAITNIVNKYYWQELDNLGIVTLSRPEIEQDGLKENTDFSFSASFETEPDFEPQGYQGLELEKLNITISEEDLDKRLQEVRKMFATMQDVTEDRQAVMGDFVLIDFSGKLDGQALPELQSENFMLELGSKRFIPGFEEQLVGMKNGESKDVNVTFPEDYHEKKMAGKDVTFNVTLKGLKEQKLPEIDENFIKNFDKYNTLEDLKNDVKKSMEDQCKRQSDAELRDKITEAIVKANEFEAPPSLVERQIFYMISDTQKRMKSAGMDEKNAMELSFRMHDQFKQDAEKTVKSFLLLKKIAEKEAISVSDNDLDNHFRELAEIHHTDYEVVKSAYDNEERMNSLKSEIIQKKVFDFIEQRANIKAVEKIGMAQEAV